Genomic window (Pseudopipra pipra isolate bDixPip1 chromosome 7, bDixPip1.hap1, whole genome shotgun sequence):
ATTGCCGAAAGAGGATGGATGTCGtgctaaataattttattcactGGATGTGCTAGCACTTCCATAATGATACTGTAGGGAGCTCTCTGCTTCCCCCTTGCTTTTACTACTATGCTAAGGTGCCTAGAGGTCCCATTTCTCTTTGAGAAAAGAGGTCATGTTAGAAAATAGGCCAGAGAAAGGAACTCCTAAAGGAAAAAGGGATGTAGGGTTGGAATTATTCTTGATAGTTTTCGTTTAGCTGCAGATATGGTGTTAATCAGAACACCTCAATTTTGGGGTATTTGCTTCCCCCAAATAAAAGTTGTCTGCATTACAAAACCACTGCACATAGTTCTACCTTACTTGATATGTAATGCTGCCTTTGCAGAATAAATGCTCAAGGATAAATCCTGCATGACAAATAAATCGCCTCTTGCTCTCCTTGGCTCCTTCAGGTGAGGCAGGGATATAATGTAGAGTCAGCTAATGTGCAGACCTAGCAGAAAAATGGATCTTTTTTCCTGCATTAGGCATGTCATCAGAGGTGATATTTGAGACAAGTCTCTTACAGGTGCAGCTGAATCAATACAATGGTTTTTTTTCGTCAGATGACTCCTCTTCTTCCATTTCATAAACTCGTATTTTTAacaagagaaaaggaagcagatGTTATTCAGTACAATGTTTCACGTCATATGGATCTCCCTTTTTTTGGCACATTGCTGCTTCAATAAGCCAGTTTCAGCAGTTTTAAGAAGGTTTTTTACATACTGTTTTCACTTAGGGCAGTGCAAATTTCTTTGGAAATCTATGACAATCAATTAAGTAAATGAGAAAATAGAATGCTTGTAATTAAGATAATCAAACTACATGAAATCCATCCTACAAGTGCTAATATCTGTATATCTCTAAGCTGTCTATTAATTAAACACCATGTAAGTGTTGCAATTGGACTCAGGCTGCTTTCatgaaaatgagagaaagatgaaaatgaTTGGAGGGGTTTTACTGTGTGTGAAACTCTTAGTTCGTTTAAGTCATCTCATTATGGTTTGTAAGGTTGCTGCATTGCTGCAGGCATTCCTGGGATGCCCAAGAACTCTGTAGCAGGCTTAAGCTGCTTCTGAAATAGGTGACACAAAGCAAATACACTTTGGTTTGCAAAAGCTCCCTTTCTGCTCAGGGATGGGTGTTATTTCACCTTCAATTCCATAAATGAAACCAGTGGTCAAGATGTTAGATATTTCATTCTACCTAGGaaactgcaaagggaacaaTGGAGAGAGAGGAATTTTTATGACTAGTTCTTATAATAAAAGGGAAGTTTTCCTACTTTCatgttgttttgtgtttttatgtTGTTGTGAGGACCCTAAAGTCACCCAGACCTTCCTGCTGGAAAAAACAGCATCTTCGTATGTTTGTGTTGGTAAACAAACATTACATGAGGCTAACTGGGTAATCTGGTTGTATTCACACTGTGATTCTTGATTTATTTGCAGGTGCTTTTGGGGGGCTTGGGGAAGCAAAAGGCTCTGTTAGGGTCAATATGGATCTATGAGAGACCAGAGGAGGACCCTTTCCCTCTGTTTAGGTACCCTCCTGGTGGTCACACAGCAACTTCAAAGCAATTTATTGTGTTTTTATGAGATGTGGGGTTTGGGGCATttgtgctttctctttttctcctgtgtgtAGTTTTGATGGCCGCAGGCACACGTTACGATACCATGGAGGTAGCAAAAGAACCATGTTGTAGGGCCAAGGGAGTAAGAAAGCTTCACCACCTTAGAACAGCCAGACTTTGGTCTTATTGGCTGGGGATGCCAAACCAGCTAAACAGGGCAAAGCAGAAGATGAACCCATCTGCTACTTTGTCAGATATTGCCATGGCTACTTTAATATTATGTCTTTGGCTTCAAAGGAAGTAGTACACCTGATCCATGTGGACATCAGCTTAATGAAGTTGTTGCACAAATGATGAATAAAAGTagtattttgggttttttattttttcaattattattttaaaatctgcttttacAGCACAATAGTCTTCCTTATGACAAATGAGCCTATTCACTGATACTGTGTTTTCAGATAATACCATTTACATTTCTAGAAAGAAGCGAAGAAGAAAACTTACAGGACatctttaatttttcacttgattttgtcattttgtttttgttaaatttttttttatttttgacattGATACAAAAAATAGTATCTTGATTAGCAGCTTTGCTGGCAATCCCACAAAACTGTAAATAATACATTAATCTAAAAGAATACACTGCTACAGACACTATAGATAAAACAATATATACAATTTAgacaaataaatacataagtACAGCCAGTCATATATAATGATACACCTAAAGTTTGGTTACTGTTGACAAGCTTTTCTAGTTAATTACACTCTTCATTTACAAATTGCCATTGCCATCTACAttggaaagacaaaaaaaatcccaataaaGAATCAAAATTGATACTTATTATTATTGTTaggaaagatggaaaatgaaCCTTGAGACTTCTGTTCAAATATTCTCATGGGTttagcaaaaaaagaagaaaagcttttgtgGAAAAACTCCTCCGAAAGAGGCACTTCTCCCTCAACCTGCTTTGCTCAATGTGCCTTGTTCATGTACATTTTGGAATCAAAATATGATTATAGCCACACTTTTGATGTGACTGGAAGCCAGCATGTCTAACTAAGTTGTCATTTGTCCCATGCTCAGTGAAACAAAATGACCTTTAAGgtaatgtaaatatttctttgattATTCCTTTGATTAAAGGAAGTCTATTGCAAATATTTGTTTGTTAACAGTATTCCATGTGGCAAAAATACTACTGAGTGGAAGGGACAGCAGTCCCTGTGAGTAGATGTATTGCTCCTTTTCTATCTGCAGGTTGCAATACTGAAATTTCtgagcaaagagaaaataataaatctgaAGCGTAACAAGCTAGTgaaatttaaaatcagaaaattaataGAAGTAGAAAATTAGGCTATTGTTGTGTTGCATTAAATTCACttgacagcaaaagaaaaaatatcttgtaCATTCAAAAGTTAGGGCACACATGCTTAAGGCTCTTGAAACACTGGACAAATATGCCTCACTCAGCTCCATGCATAACAGACTGCTACATAGCAAGCAGACTTACACATATATACAGCtgaatacagaagaaaatgccTTAGAAATATGTACATCAGTTTCAAGAAGAGCATTTACATTTCTGTTCAAGATCTATCTATTTATAAATGGCAGGAAATACACTTTTTCAGATACTATTTTCAAGGTGTACCTTGCAGTCATTAATGCAGTCTACTTGTAGTAGGAGAAATTCAAGGCTACCATGCTACTTGAGCCCTGAGGTATCTGGACTGGGAGCCTTGCTGTCCTCTTGGATACTAACCCAAGGCCACAGAAGCATCAGCAGAAGTAAGGCAACCAAATCCATTCGGTTGTGGATTCAGAAACCCCAAATTACTGCACAGTGCAGAGGGATAGCAGAAGTGATTGCAGCCTGTGGGTTCAAATCATTACTAAGTGTGTTCCTGATAGAGTGGCATCTATGCTGTGTGACTTACCCGAGGGCTGGGGATGAATTCCAGCCTCCTTTCTGTTCATAAACAAGCATATTCTGGGGCTCGGGTAAGAAAAGCTGAACTTAATGCAATCACTGTGTTATATATTCACTTATGCAGTCAGTTGTACCTTGTTTAGCTGGAGTTCTGAGTTTGACAGGAAGCAAGAGCAACTTAAACAGGACTAGATCAACTAGGGAAGGATAAATCTTAATTATGCTGCAAGAGattcagtatttttataaaagttactgaattttttttttatttatgaaggGTACACAAGCTCCTGTTGATTAACAGTAACTTTTAGGCTGTCTGTTGTATAGCTTCATCTTTAGATCTGAAATAGATTTGTTTGAGATGGCTCCTGCTAGCGACTTGAAGGCCAGGCACACTTTACCTTACTTACAAGTAGTTTCTTTCAAAATGGTAGTGCTGCATCTGTGAATAAGACTAACAATATGACATGAAACTGCAAACCTTTTAGGGTAGCATCTTCATTCCTCTGTTACTGTTGTAAAGTGCTGTGTACACCTATGGCAAAATCAGGTCAGAGCTTTCCTTTAAATTCTTCTCAGTTAATTTCTGACAACTTTATAGACATTCTGAATAACATACAGACGTAACAGTTTTGCATATGTTGCACATAATGCTAAGTGAAATGAATGAGGCTTTTGTGTGCGCTGTGGACGGTGTGAGTAATCTACGACTAATAATATATTTGGTGAGTTTTGTATCTTTGTAACTTGTCTGTGAGTTCTTCATTCCAAGTTATTTGCTGAGTGATATCGTATTTTACTTCTTTGTTATAAGATGGTGCTGAATAGAGAGAGCTTGATTTATCAAAGAGTTTTCATGACATTTCATAAGCATTCATTTTCAAAACACATATAAGCACATCATACAACTTGAATAAAATCGCGTGGACTTGATTTCTGTTGCATGCTCAGGGGATCTCCTGAGTGGCACCTCAGTGAGCGTTGGCTCTGTGATAAGTAACCTGAGAGCTTtaacaggtttttaaaaaaggctagaatattttgttgttgtttgggctCTTTTACTAGATGCTTCTTAAAAGCCCTCTATTTTGGTGTGAAATTTGTACATAACTCTTATGTACTCTGCTACAACAGAAAATTGATTGCATTCTTTTGTTGGACTAAATTCTTCCTTTCAACACCATTAAAAATGTGGTAGAATCTCATGCCTGTATGTACTATAGCAAAAAGTAGAGCTTACTTgtaaaaagctgcttttgtgttactttttttaGGTAAATATGGCACTGACTGACATTGAAGAAATATGCTGCTTATTGATACTTTGAGCATTCAATATAATTAGGTATTGCTACGCCAGATGTTTAGTTGAGAATCCATTGATACTAATGAGAGACATTACCTTGCTTTGAAATTAGAAGTTAAGATATTCATGCTGTTCTCATGTATCTTTAAGATAATTTTTCATACATCTCCCCTGTATTATTTCTCCTATAGATTctacttcatttttaaattgtgtTACATCTTTTGTGGGCTATTTTAGAAAGTGTAAAGAAATGGGGTgtcttctgaaataaattaaagaaataccATTTGGTagatgaaaatatatttcagtgtGTGGGTTTGTTTCTAAGGCCAGTGGGACTTTGATGTTTTTACCTGTCTAAATTCTGCTATTACACCATCAGTAAGCTATTTGGGAATTGCACATTGTACTTTAGAATATACATGTCAAGGTAGGTATATAACTTCAGTGCAAATGTATACTGCCTAATTTATTAACAAAGCTCTAAACAGAGATGGTTGTAGGGTgtcagaaaagaataaaagtttCTTAGGGTCTGAGTCTTATCTCAGAGGCTGGGGCATGAACTGTTAACCAGCTCATAATAGCTTATTACTGTCCTTTTACACACAGATGCAAGAGCTGATACGTGTGATAGATAATATACAAAATCTGAGATTTGACTCGAGTTCCTTTAGGTTGGTGTAATGTCCTTACCAAAAAGAGCCTGAAGTTTGTAAACCAGTAGTCAAAGCGAGAATGAAAAATCAGTCATAAAAATCTTCTCACAGTTAATATCCCACAGTTTAACTTGTAAATCAGCAGATCACTTTGTCAAAAAATAACCAGACTaaaccaaaatttaaaaaaaaaaggtatttacaTCTGTAAAAATCTTAACATCTAAGATGTTTCTTGCTGGACATGTCATTCCAAATTCTGTGCATTTCTTCTGGTGTTATCTGGTGTACTGTGATCACCCTGCGGTACCTGCACAAGCTGTAGGCCATTTTCCAGTGATTGAAGCCACTGTTTTGGAAGGGGTGAATGCCCAGTTTCCGAAGGCAAAGTCCAACGTACACATCTTCAAGATGAAGAAGTCTGGTATGAAGGGAGGTTTTGTAAATCAGTTCTGCTACGTCAGCTGAAAAAATGTAGCCAGTGCCTGAACAGAAGGGTGGGTAATTGCTGTCGGGATACAAATCTCTCGGCATGTACCACTTACTGCGAACATCTCTTATTGGTCCTCCATTTATAACGTAACCAGTGAAGTACCTTCTCCTTGGCTTGGTGTTAGGTTTGAGCAGCTTATAAATAAGATTGTCcatatttacaaaaatatcaCTGTCTGTCTTCATAACGTACTTTGCTTTCGAACAAAACGTCGCTACCCACCTCATCCCCATCAACGTTTTCAGAGTGAGGTTATGGTAAGAGTCAATAAAATCCTCCACGATAATGTCATGAAAAATTTGGCTTTCTTGCTCTACCATTTGATTTAACACAGGATCTGTATTTTTTCCAAGAAGAAATAGTGTGGCgattttaattcctttaaagTTGTTTTCGTCTCCCCATGTTTCTCGAATGGCTTGCCTGGCATCAAACTCTTTGTGAGTTGTGCTGATGAGAATGACCAAGAAAGGGATGCTCTTCTCACATTTGTTGGGTTCATTGATAAGAAAGTCAAAGGAATGTGGATTTATAGGTCGAGTTCTTATGTTGCCAAAGGAAACGTTTTTTCTGGCTATGGATATGCTACTGACCTGTCTGTGGCCAGTGTAGGAAGAAGTAGGACGAGTTATACTTAAGTACCAAAGAGCACTTGCCCAACAAACAACTGTCAAAATGTATAAGCACGAGACTTTTGAAGCCATTGTTCCTCTAGCTCTTCTATTCCATGTGATGAATAAATAGCCTTTGTACGAGGAGCGCACCTATGTCCTGGAGAGGCAGCATATTATTAATGAAACTTGAAAGTTCGATATAGAAAAGTAACTCTGTAATCATTCATGGATCTCAAATAGGAGCTATTAACCCTGATGATactcagcttttcttcttttactagCAGCGGCTTCCATTTCTTGgaattttctgttatttctgaaaaatacgAAGAAAAATTTTCCATTGCTAGATCATAAAAGCCTGGGGCAAGAAAAATGAGCTTATATATGGCTGGCCATTAATAAGCTAAGTGTCTTAATGCATTTCTCagatattcctttttttctcatgaGGTACTACAGTGCACGATAGTGTACTAGAATAGAGCAGTGTAACTGAACTAATGGTTTTATGTTTGGTAATTTCTCATAGATGGTTTTATATAAAAAACATTAAGCATGCATAGCATGTTATTATTTAGATAATTTAAAAGgtatgtgaaaataattttgtggttTCTAGCATTTTCTTGCTTCCTAAATTTTTTCTGGACAGTCTTTCAAAATGTGCTgtggaacattttaaaattatttaaagaatgaaaaataatgtacTTTATCTTAGAATCGACAGCATGTGGCAGCTATGCACATAAATACCTACAAATCTGATTTGGTCTTAATGTTGTTAATGTCTGCCCTGCTAAGAAGAGCACGTTTTGTTGGAAATCAGACAGAATGGGACTGATTGGTAAAGGTacgggagagggagagagagagatgtgtATGCTGTCTTACCCATGTAAAGATCAGCGCTGGAGTAGAGTCCGTAAAAGtctagaaataaattaatacagtTCAGTTATTTTTGTTGGCTTgtttctcctctccccccaaACCAGTTTTTTCATGAGCAAACATCATTTTTGTACCATGTAAGATAAACCATGATGGCAGCCCAGTAATGGTGTTGCCTTAGTGGCTGGTGTGCAGAGCACTTGCCAGCCTGGCCGGGGTTCCTGCAGCCctatcctgctgctgttccagacCTGCCTCCAGCACTGGGTGGCTTTGAGGCTTTTCTGGATCCAGGGAGTGTGCAAGCCCTGTAGCTACCTCTGCTCTTAGCAAGTTTGCTGGGAAACAGTTCTGTTTATCATAATTTTGAGGATATTAGACAAGCTGCCTCAAGCCTGCCAGGTCAGTGCTGACTCCTCCAAGGAACACCAGCAGCTGGAGACTGCCTGCAGGCTCCGCCTTCCTGGGTTTTACCATTGCGTTACTTCAGAGCTAAAGGATAGCAGAAGCATGCAACAGGGGAGCTTTTTGCAAGagtctttgaaatatttcacatttactTTGGATAGAACAAAAAATATATGGATTTGGATAAAAAGATAGAAGCTCTGTCTTAGAAACGTCTTTTTTGATATCACACTGCTTTGACACAGACCCCTCCTCTAGGCAGGCCATCAGAGGGGAAGGACTGTTGTCCTGTGTCACTATTTCACACTCAGGtttaaaaacaggagagaaaCAATCTGAACATTTGCTAAATCCATACAGACTTTAATCTTCCTACAAACGTTTATAACTAGCACTGTCCTGCTAGTCTTAATTACATGCACTTTTAGTTACTTAATGACCAGAACCCACATACTGCTCTCCCCTTCCACAAAACAGGGTAATGTGAATTTTTCACCTCTTCCAGAGCTCCATCAGTTTCAATTGGTTTTGCCCTATAACTGAGGGAATTTAATGAAGTTGACTGTGATCTCCTTCATCACTTGTCCCAAGACTCAGGGTTTATATTTTCCCACCAAGCAGTACCAGCAAACGTTTGGGAGCAGTGTATTTAAGTGAGACTTTTAATTGCTCCATAGGGCTGCAGAGCACAAGGATCTTGGCATGGCAGGCACATGTACATCCTTATGAATAAATACAGTAGtgatatatatacacacaaatgCTACTGTAATGTCTGGAGAGGGGATCTATACTGCTGTAACAACCCACTGTGATACAGTTCTGAGAAAGGCAAAACATATCCCTGATCTGGTGGGTTGGCTTTGtttctggctttgtttttgAGCTCTGCAAACCAACCCTACTGGAAATGCCAGCGAGGAAAACCACCAAGTGCAAAATGCCATAATGGAATGAAGATGTGAGAGTGTAAAGTCTAGAAAACTCTGTtaataaaggaagaaatacaGAAGTCATGGATTGGAGATACAGAATGAGAGTTATGTAGGTCAGTGTATATAATGGACTCCAGCATTAAGATCTCACAAATAAGTATAATATTCTGCAAATGATGTATTATTTTAGGAAACTATATATTGCATTGTCTAAATGTGTATGGTGTTCTAcatcttttctttcataaaGGCAGGTGCATTAGTTACCATGAACACTGTGCAGATAtctgagggaaaggaaaattgcAACCACTGCCTCTTACAAACTGCAAAATTACATAAAATAGCTTTTCAGTCCAGCAATGTCATGCCTGTGATATCCAATCTTGTGTGCTCTGAAAGGAttagaaacaacaaaaaccttACTCTATTTTGAAGAAAGATCCCAAGgtattttatggattttttttttcttagttatGAGAGTTTTCTCAGTTATTTTCTCAGATAACTGTGTGGGTTGAATGTTCATTATGTTGGCCCTTCAATTGCTGTCTCTTGAAACAAGTTTATCTTCTTCTGTTGTGTGttttgttggggggtttttgtttgttttgcttttttaaaagaaaaataagagttCAGATGGTATGCCTTGGCTTGGAGTGTCTTATGCCATCCCTCTGGTAACTTCTGAGCAAAGTGCAGGTAAAGTGGTTAAGGGTGAACTGGCTGTACTTTTCCCTATGAGcaaagttttaaatttaattactttttaggaagattgaggggggaaaaaacaaaaagagagcTTTATGCTTTCCTATGATGGGTCTCTCTGCTATTCCTACTCTGTTGTGAGGTAAAGATGTAAAAATTAAAGTTCATGTTCCTGCTTTACTTGAGCTTTTTGCTATGTATGGGGAAgagatttgaaagaaaatagtATAAGCAAAATTGGCCAATACTGTAAATACAATACTAAATTAGCTGAGGAGTCTTGGTCTGTAATTTAGGTGAGATTATTGTTGCCTCCAGGACTGATCTCTCTGCCTCTTTGTAGTATCACAAAGGGGGTTGGATAAGTAGCTATGTCACGTATATTTTTTTGGCCGCAGGTCAAAGGCTCCTACAAATTATTTCCGGTACTGTTGTTTCTGCACAGGAGCTTCAATTATGTTCAGCTTGCACAAGTAAGAAAATACATAGCTTGATTAGGCAGGGAAATATGAACTAAGCAATGAAATAGTTTGTGATGATTTAGTCAAGAATTTCTGAGTTTGCCAAATTCTATTATTAAAGACAACGCTAATTAATCAAAGACCTAAATAAGCACCTAAGTCAGGCTTACTTTCAACACAGGAATAATCCTAGGAACCTTGCAAAATTATTCACAGCATCAAAGTCTGTGATAGCAAACCTTTTTGTTGTCATGTGTTGtgacttgaaaataaaattttcagcCATATGCAGGACTTGTATATCAAAAATGTGAATTACACAGAATGAAATCAGAGTGCAGAATTAACATACTCAAATGATAGTGAGTTAAAACTGTTGTGTTAATTCCTCAtttggaaaagaggaggaataACTAAGATTGCTATGATCTAAATCATAGCTTCAATTGGCCACATGTTACTGTGGTTCATTTAGCAGTTTGCCCAGAAGCTGTTCAGAACATTTTTAACCTAGTCAATAGTACTTATTTCTAAAGCTGTCTTCAATATTAAAGTGTGTAGCGAATTAATATATTGTGTTTTAGTCCTGATACTGGATTCAGTATATTGTCACTTAAGGatgactggggtttttttcagttttaccaTGATCATCTTGAATTTAGTATTGAAATTTGAAGATCTTTTAACAAGAGGATATGGGTTATTACAGGGAGAGTGAAAAGCTTTTATCAGCTTTGGATTTTGTCTGTTGGAATAGGCTGTTTAACATCTGGGGGCACACACAGGCAAGGGAAGTGAcacctcctttcctttctcaaGTGGAGCGAAAGGAAGCTTTTTAGCAGGGCAGTAGCAACGCTTTAAGCTCTTGGatccttgtttttaaaaatattttcattcaatCTGTCCCTGTTCCCAACCTGTTTGTCACACTATAAGTAATCAAAGGCTCAAGCTTTGCTAAGGTAGCTGATTgcaaaaagcaaatgtttaGCATCATGTTTCCGTACTGTGATATGAAGTTGAGCACTTAATTGCACTATTCACAGCTCATGCTGTGAAAGCCAGAGAAGCCACCCAGCCAGAGCACAGAAAGCTGTACTGTGTAACTTCTGTGAGTAATTGTCTTGATGAGGACTGTGAGGATTTGCAGCAAATCCTTTATGAACTGACTGCACATCAAGGATAATCCTCCAGATAATGAGCACATTTGAGAGTCTTGCTAACTGTTCATAGGCAATTTTCAGGCAGACGTCAAAAGAGTTCAGCAAACATTACTCTCAACTGCAATATTTTGCCAACATTGTGGAACATTGCTGTCTCTGCTGAGAGGCTGTTGATCTTTCAAGAAAGCCCAACCTATGTAAGTGCAACAGCATTAATGTATCTAGATCTTGGTGGATGCACAGGATAGAAACCACAGCTCTTGAATCCTGGCTTGTTGCCACAGTTGTAATCCATACTAT
Coding sequences:
- the B3GALT1 gene encoding beta-1,3-galactosyltransferase 1 — protein: MASKVSCLYILTVVCWASALWYLSITRPTSSYTGHRQVSSISIARKNVSFGNIRTRPINPHSFDFLINEPNKCEKSIPFLVILISTTHKEFDARQAIRETWGDENNFKGIKIATLFLLGKNTDPVLNQMVEQESQIFHDIIVEDFIDSYHNLTLKTLMGMRWVATFCSKAKYVMKTDSDIFVNMDNLIYKLLKPNTKPRRRYFTGYVINGGPIRDVRSKWYMPRDLYPDSNYPPFCSGTGYIFSADVAELIYKTSLHTRLLHLEDVYVGLCLRKLGIHPFQNSGFNHWKMAYSLCRYRRVITVHQITPEEMHRIWNDMSSKKHLRC